A DNA window from Hordeum vulgare subsp. vulgare chromosome 1H, MorexV3_pseudomolecules_assembly, whole genome shotgun sequence contains the following coding sequences:
- the LOC123445718 gene encoding phosphatidylinositol:ceramide inositolphosphotransferase-like, whose translation MTIYLAREASKVWRKVCAETTTELPLLREKWPLLLAGIVFQYIHGLAARGVHYLHRPGPLLQDLGFMALPELGQDRNYISECTFVFIFFSFFLWTFHPFIYHSKRFYTILIWRRVLAFLVASQVLRIITFYSTQLPGPNYHCREGSTMATLPPPNNVLEVLLINFPRGVNLGCGDLIFSSHMIFTLVFVRTYHKYGSKRFIKLLAWIMAIIQSLLIIAARKHYTVDVVVAWYAVNLVVFFVDNKLPEMPDRTNGSPLIPLSTKDKDGRLKDEKDVRLKDEFHKLLNGNHGDPTDRRQRVQMNGRHPEEDMLSDATPNGA comes from the exons ATGACGATCTACCTAGCTCGGGAGGCTTCCAAG GTATGGAGGAAGGTGTGCGCGGAGACGACGACCGAGCTGCCGCTGCTTCGCGAGAAGTGGCCGCTACTCCTCGCTGGGATTGTGTTCCAG TATATTCATGGGCTGGCTGCTCGAGGAGTGCATTACTTGCATCGGCCTGGACCACTGCTCCAGGACCTGGGATTTATGGCCCTTCCA GAGCTTGGACAAGACAGAAATTACATTAGTGAATGCACATTtgttttcatcttcttctccttttttctg TGGACCTTTCATCCTTTCATTTATCATAGCAAACGCTTCTACACCATCCTAATCTGGCGCAGGGTGCTCGCTTTTTTAGTT GCTTCACAGGTTTTAAGGATCATTACATTCTATTCCACCCAGCTTCCGGGTCCAAACTATCACTGTCGTGAG GGCTCAACTATGGCCACTCTTCCACCACCCAATAATGTGCTTGAAGTGCTCCTGATTAATT TTCCCCGTGGAGTAAATCTTGGCTGTGGTGATCTTATATTCTCATCCCATATGATTTTCACTCTTGTTTTCGTTCGAACATATCACAAATATGGCTCAAAAAG GTTTATTAAGCTCCTTGCCTGGATAATGGCTATAATTCAAAGTCTTCTCATCATTGCTGCTCGCAAGCATTAcaccgtcgatgttgttgttgcttg GTATGCCGTTAATCTAGTTGTGTTCTTTgtggacaacaagctcccag AAATGCCGGACCGTACAAACGGATCGCCCTTGATTCCGCTGAGCACCAAAGATAAAGACGGCAGGTTGAAGGATGAGAAGGACGTGAGGCTCAAGGATGAGTTCCATAAGTTGTTGAACGGAAACCATGGGGATCCCACCGATCGG CGACAGCGGGTGCAGATGAACGGGAGGCACCCCGAGGAGGACATGCTCTCCGACGCCACGCCCAACGGCGCGTGA
- the LOC123445726 gene encoding uncharacterized protein LOC123445726 has protein sequence MVGDGARSAVAAGVQDIELGERRRGDEFLDDDGEEEEEEGSQYFTDAEDRSWPSHSRHESAAFEDCISRCSCGGADSDADIEAGGGHFRKSSCVSECSLDDVDLEAGLAESAKGSPDPEKAERNCRICHLGLESAAAESGAGITLGCSCKGDLSYSHKQCAETWFKIRGNKTCEICSSVACNVVVLGDPEFTEQSNESTTAAAGHTFPTETRRFWQGHRFLNFLLACMVFAFVISWLFHFNVPG, from the exons ATGGTCGGCGACGGCGCGCGGTCGGCAGTCGCCGCCGGGGTCCAAGACATCGAGCTCGGCGAGCGGCGCCGCGGTGATGAGTTCctggacgacgacggcgaggaggaggaggaggagggcagccagtacTTCACGGACGCGGAGGACCGGTCGTGGCCCTCGCACTCGCGCCACGAGTCCGCCGCCTTCGAGGACTGCATCTCGCGGTGCTCCTGCGGCGGCGCCGACAGCGACGCGGACATCGAGGCCGGCGGCGGGCACTTCAGGAAGTCGTCCTGCGTGTCCGAGTGCTCGCTGGACGACGTCGACCTGGAGGCCGGGCTGGCCGAGAGCGCCAAGGGCAGCCCCGACCCCGAGAAGGCCGAGAGGAACTGCCGCATTTGCCACCTCGGCCTCGAGAGCGCGGCGGCCGAGTCCGGCGCCGGCATCACGCTCGGCTGCTCCTGCAAGGGCGACCTCTCCTACTCCCACAAGCAGTGCGCCGAGACCTGGTTCAAGATCAGAGGCAACAA GACCTGTGAAATTTGCAGCTCAGTCGCATGCAATGTGGTAGTTTTAGGCGATCCAGAGTTCACCGAGCAGTCGAATGAATCAACTACCGCAGCAGCCGGGCATACATTTCCAACCGAAACTAGGAGGTTTTGGCAAGGGCACCGGTTCCTCAACTTCCTTCTAGCATGCATGGTTTTCGCCTTCGTCATCTCATGGCTCTTCCACTTCAATGTCCCGGGGTGA